The Medicago truncatula cultivar Jemalong A17 chromosome 7, MtrunA17r5.0-ANR, whole genome shotgun sequence genome includes the window GTGGTTCGGTCTCACCCCCTAAGCCAACTAATGAGGAGGTTATTGTTGAAGAGGATCATGCTAGAGATCATCCTAACACACTAGGTATCATACAAACCCTCCACGACATGACGAAAGAGGGGTTGCGTTATGATAACTCAGTTGGCAAACAAAGTGAAATCAAATTTCTTCCTATGCACCAAACAATGcatatttctcttcttttctcaaATAAACTACAATTCAACATGTGAAACCGATCAAACCACCGATTTTACGGGCCTTTATCTATAATCGTGTTATGTTGCTAGACGATTTTGAGTGTTGTTGTTTTTACATTCATTGTTTCTTAGAAACGcgtgaaaatgataaaaaaaaaaaaaaaatctaattactCCGCTTGAATGTTGGACATGGAATGTTGGTCATTTTCATGTGTTTCTAGAAAATAATGGAGGTGAGAAAAACAATTCTGGACAATTTGAAGTGGACCCAGGTCCAGCTCCCGATCCAACTACTCGAATCGATCGGTTCCATTTTAATTACCTTGGTATAAAGTGTGCAACAAAATTAATCTAGTAAAAAAGGAGAAATGAAAGCAAAGCGTCAAAAAAGTATTTTGTCGTTTAGCTTGACATTATTCGTAGAGAAACATCTTCTTATCTCTCTGGGTTTATGTGGCCTCGCTTGTGCTCTGCTCTGTTCAGTCTTGTCATAGTGACTTCTCTCTTATTTCCAACAACCACACGTTCTATTCTGCAACATTACAATATTCAACTATCTATAACTATAACTAACTTCACCGACTTTGCTTTCCTACTAATATGtcatgaattttgattttcaaatttaattgtttttcgtGACATGAACAACTACTGCGTTTCATATTTCCAATCTCAAATGGATCAACAACGATTGCCTCGTCCTAAGAAACCAATCATGTAACTTTTCtacttcatttttatatttttttatatttttttttaactaacgagtgataaaaaaaatggaacagTGCAGATGATGAGATCATGGAGTTGTTATGGCAAAACGGCCAAGTTGTTACACAGAGGCCAAACCACCGTCATGCCAAGAAACCACCGTCATGTCAAGAAACAACTCGCGGCGGAGGAGCTTCTCCAGTAGAAAACTACAATCAATATCTCTTCATGCAAGAAAACGAAATGGCTTCATGGCTTCATTACGATGATTCTCCCTTCGATCGAACCTTCTCCACTGATTACCTCAATACGCCGCCGGCGACGGCTAATAACAACAGTAGCATACAAACTCCGACGTCGGTGGTTCCTTCTCGTCCTCCAATTCCCCCGCCACGGAGGATGGGGCACGTACAGCCTGAGACACCGAATTTCGCAAAACACGGTGTAATGAACACTGCTGTGAGGGAATCAACGGTTGTGGATTCGTGTGATACACCAGCTGTGATGCCGGCGGCGTTTTCGGAGACGGTGAAAAGCTTGGCGGATCAAACGGAAGGAGACACCGAAGTAGCGGTGGTTTCGACAACTTTTGATGAACCGGGAGGTTCAAGTAGCAGTGAAGAACCTGAACCGGTTGGGAAGGTAGCGGAGCAGGACCGAAAGAGGAAGGGAATAGAAGCGGAGGAATGGGAATATCAGAGCGAGGTGAGTGAGTGAGTTAACTAAGCGctgttacttttttatttactgttgctgtgtgtgtgtgtgtgtgattgtGCTTTATGGACATACCTGTCGTGGCTGGACATGGCTTCGCCGCGTGTATCGTTTTAAATTCGATACTTTTTAAAGAAACTTTTGTCTAGGagtagaatatattttttagatatgGTGGTCCACATCAATGatagtaaaattaaaatctaGTAGCGTATGTTTGGTTGCATGGCAAGAAGAGTtgttttgagtgaattgattctATATAAccgattttgattaaaaatgagtAGAATATAAAGTGATTTGTATTTACATATTCTACAAAGCAACCAAACatattagaatcaattttgaccccttaaaaagtagaaccaaacatacatttTAACCTTTTGTTAGTTGCGACTTTACCACTTGGGCATATGAGGGTGATGTTTGAGCAGGAATCAAAGTTCAATTAATTACAGAAGGGTTTTACGATTGAAGAAGTTGGATATGATGAGGAATATTGGGTGGCTGTGTGATCAATGTGAAAGCTGCTTAAGCATGGTTCTTAGAATAGACAAAGTAATTAAGCTGTCATGAATGTGAGCCACCTAGCTGGTCTAAAGTTCTTTGAATGCATTGCATGCATATTCTATTAAATGGAGAAGTTCTGCAAATATGAAATAGTATTTAGAAAAATGCATTCTTGTACATGGTTAGTCGTGGATGTATAGTATGAAGATTATCAAATTGTGCTTAGTTGTGGAGTTTGAGTAGGCAGGGATTTAGGTTGGAATCCTTGGCAATTGGCATAAGCAGTGATTTGTTCCTGTACAACTTAAAAACTTTAGAAGCTTTGCATGTCATCTAGGTAGCATATTATGGGAGTTTAACCCTGATCGTAgttcttcataaaaaattccAGAGTTCTTTTTCACTTCAAAGATAACATCGCCTTTCACGCACAATATCTAATATACTTGGTTGTTTTCTTAATCCttatttctcctatttatacgtGATAACCCCTCTACTTAATCAGCTACACTAACTATAACTAATCCTTACTAATCTAACACCCATTTATTCTTTATTCTTGTACTGTCTCTTGTTTCAACATTTTTGTGAGATAGATCAATTtttcaataacattttttacatCTTTGATTCTTTTTCTACAATTTCTTCAAACATAGTTTATTTGCAATTTCTATATTCTTATTTCTAATTGTATTTCTGTAAAAGGATGTTGATTTTGAATCTGCGGaagccaaaaaaaatatcagtGGATCATCTACAAAGAGATCTCGTGCTGCTGAGGTCCATAATCTCTCAGAGCGGGTTGGTAGTTTTGACACACATTTGTTTGAGTTTACATATTTTATTCTGCTTTCCTCATAACATTAAAGTTTTCACATTGCATTTCTATGCAGAGGCGCCGTGATCGGATTaatgaaaagatgaaagctCTGCAAGAACTTATACCTCGATCTAATAAGGTAAACTTACGTTTAGATTTCCCAGtgttttatttcttgataatgtAAGGGGCAGggttttagatttaatttacttccttttttttgtttctaatctTTCTCCTACTCTTAATTCATAGTCTGACAAAGCATCTATGCTGGATGAAGCAATTGATTACTTGAAGTCGCTGCAGTTACAAGTGCAGGTAGATTCTTCTTTTTTGGGTGAACACATTCTTCAGTTTTTCCTCACCTTGAGTTTGTAttataaattcattttcaagtAGTATATTATACTCTATGTTCATAAATTGTTTAGGCGGATAAACTTAGCATCTGCTCAtttaataaattgtttgttaaaCAAGATACCCTAGTAAGCTTGCACCATGCCACCATCGGCCAGTGGTGGAACATTACACAAGCAATTCAGTTGATTAGAAATGACATCTATATATTTGTGACCTTAACAAAAGGTCATGCCACTATCTAGTAGCAAGTTGGTCATGTAGTTTCATTTCTGAAACAGAGAGTACAACTTATGCAGATGATGTCCATGGGATGTGGCATGGTACCTATGATGTTTCCTGGAATCCAGCAGTATATGCCAACGGTTGGAATGGGAATGGGGATGGGTATGGAAATGGGAATAAACAGACCAGTAATGCCATTTCCCAATATGTTATCCGGTTCTGCTTTGCCTGCAGCCGCAAATTTGGGACCAAGGTTCGCGATGCCTCCTTTCCATATGCCGCATGTTCCAACACCTGGTTCATCCAGAATGCAAGCAGCAAATCAGGTAGATAATAATGTGATCACCTCAGCTGGAACACATGATTCAAATCAGTCACGTACCCCAAACTTCAGTGATTCTTATCAACAATATCTTGGACCCCACCAGATGCAGTTTCAATTGATGCAGGTATTTTGTCCTCTAATATTATTTCTgattacaaattttttaaataatatgtgAAGTAACTTGTTGCACATGAGATCCATTGGATATCCTGCCACCACcacatatattattttactaTGGTAATAATGTGTGTGCtgttttactttgcattttaaaAACAGATcaatcaaaaaatttatgttatatataAATTGGTATTTTACATTTAACTCAACTGGTAGTAAAACTTCATTTTTGCAAACGTTCgaagtttctttttttgttctttcaataaaaacaatcaaACGACGTAAACATTTAAGAAGTCCGTTACCATGTGTAGAATCAAGCAATGAACCAACCAAATGTCAGCAGGCCTCTTGAGAAACCAGAAACCCGCCAGTCAGGTAAATTGCCTTATCTTAGTATTTTGCAGGATTTGGTTAGTTTATTATTCTGTGTTTTAATGATTTTGATATACAGTTACTGTGTTCTTGTGTCATGAGCTTCTGGAGCACATTAACTTCCAGAACCAATTTAACCTTCCTGTGTCCAAGAACCAATTTAATccttcaattcaaatttgtactgaatctttattatatatcaaatatGGCTTAGtatctcaatttttttcttgattatgTTCAGgagataagtgattatttgataGTTTCAATCAAGGGCTGGCTATTCAGATGGTGCTTCTTATTATTGTATATTATCTGATACTACTAGCTCTCAATATGGTACTACTAGTATTATTGTAAGTCCCGAACAAGCTATATTTCACAAAACATGGATAACTATGAATAATTAATAATGGACTTGCGTGCATTGCAGGTTATATTTTCTGCCACTCCTAATACAGTATGCCAAGTTTTGTAGTGTGACGGAACGAACTTTTTAACAGTTCTCAGTTGCAAGCTAATCTATACTACACTGCTAACATGTAAACTGTTGTAACTTAGTTTTTTCTCTTCCCTCATTTACATTATTctgtttacaaaataaaatgggTACACTTATCATAGGATAAAGTGTCAATCGATTATATGTATGTAAATGTAATGTTGTATActtgtttttacaaaataatgttaGATACTTATAtcatgaaaatagtttatagcTGTTTTATTCATCAATGACCTGTGAATCTGTCTCAGTATAATGTTTTAGGCAGTTGTTAGGTTATGATTTTCTTCTGGCGTCTTAGTGGTTCTCTTTAGCCCGGGTTTGATGTGTAGTCACAATATGCCACCTTGCGTTGAATTGGAAATTCACTATTTTAGCCTCTTTCTGATGCATTGGGACGCAAAAGATGGTAGATTAACACAAACCAAATATaatcatatactccctccgtaccaaattgtatgtcgctttagggaaattgttttgtctcaaattatatgtcgctttacaataccaatgtaacattaatgttactttttctattataaccttagttatttattactctctcttctttcatttatctttcccatattatttattaaggacaattttgtaaaacaactcataatatctcttttccatacaatattaattgcatttcttaatatgtgtgaaatgcctaaaatgtcatacaatttgggacggaggaaaTATATCTTTTAGAATCTGGATCTACTATAGTCCATTTTACAGCGAAGTCTTTGTAGatgttaaattaaaagaaagaaaatttatttctcTTAATCTAACGATCTATAACCGACTGCTCCTTGATATTCATAGAGAATCTAATTTGTACTTTTGAAGGAGGAAATATTTTTCACTCATTATTAAATGATGAATGACCAATCTTGTGTACCATGATCACATGTACACTCTACTCTCCGGTCTATAGGTTTATTATAGTTTAGCATGCATTTATGAGTTTTTTGTTTGTGGATAAAAAATGAGTGATGATAGGTGGACATACTTAGGTGGCATACCACCTTTGTACCACTCTTAGGAAATGATCCCCTCGTGCCTTttaaaacaagagaaaatatAAGTTGACACCCTTTTGTTTGTACCACCCTATGTGGCATGGGTATCTTGGTAATTTTACCTCAAAATTACAACCACTCTTTAATCCACTGCTTCTCTCTCATAACCACAATATGTATCCTCTTCTCTCTCGCAACCCCTTCTTCTCAGACCACCTTCACTCTTTAATCGCCGCCGTTCTCAGACCACATCGCCGACGCCGTACAGTTGTAACCCATCACCGAATCACAACCCCTTCTTCTCCATCTCCACCTTTCCTCCATCTCTACCGGCgactgaccttttttttttcttacagaTCTGTCTCCGGTGGCCACGAGGTGGTcggagaagagaaagaaggagAGAGTGTGTGCAGAAGGGAGATAATTGAGAGTgaggagaatttttttttgaatgacatgGATTATTCTTGCCTGACTCTCCCTAATTTGTTAAAATCATTGATTGacaatttcatttcaacaaTCAAAATTCCATCTTTAATTCCAAATGAAATTAGTTTGTGTGTTGGAATTGGATGGGAATACTACAAGATACAACAAGAAGAAATTCTGCAATATCAAAGGAATATTCAAATTCATTGAAAACCATAAGAGGAGCTTTTGGGTCCAATTAGCAAGACCAATGGAGGTGTGATTCATAAATTTTGCTTCCAAAAATATTGTCAAGGGGAAAAGGCTTGATCTGCTTCTCAATGATTTTAAACATTTattcatgttattttgtttgaagacCAATATTATTTGTGGTTATGGTGCCTATGGAtctgttgaagaagaagatagaGGATTGAGAAAGAGAGTCCGcgaaaattgaaggaaaaaaatgaataatacaAACTTTTATCTCTCCTCTAATTTTCTCTTCCCTCTTGTGCAAGGACAATTTGATAGTGACTCTATCTTGaaaaattatgtcatgttgAGTTAAGCATCTGCCAAAATAAGAGGCTAGTTGATTTAGAAATCACTAAATGTTTATTACAAACTGTTAATGATAGGGAATGGCAACGGTGGGTGGTCGGAGACGTTGGAGAGAGAAGGCGGTGAGAGAAAAAGGGTAGGAGTACGAAGAGAACGAAGGGAGGATTGTTTGTCTAGATTGTCTTACAAAATTGCCCCTGACTTTTTGTTGTTGGACAAAATTACccccaaattaattaataaaaaaagccACATAGAAGGTGTACAATGAGGGGTATGCCACATAGGTATTGCTCTTAACAAAATAAGCCCTGGCTATGTAGCGCAATAGTATACTTCTTTCATTTAGGAAAGTGCAATAGTATATTgaaaaagtcatattttttaGAGCAAGTGAAGTGGACTCAAAAGGTCGTTACCCTCTTCATTTGGCTTCAGCTGAAGGACACATTCAAATAGTGAAAACTTTGTTGATGACAAAtccaaatatttgtttgattccCGACAATGATGACAAACTTCCTATACACTTGGCTGTGTCTAGAGGACACGTGGAAGTTGTTGAGGAATTGAAAAATGCTAAGCCATGTTCAATTCAAAAGATTGGTGATGATGGATCTCTATTGCATTTGTGTGTAAGGTATAATCATTTGGAGGCCTTGAAATACTTAGTTCAATCCGTGAATGGAGCTCAAGAGCTATAGCATGTCCAAGACAAGGAGGGTAACACGATTCTTCATTGAGCAGTTAACCTCAAGCAAATTCAGGTATTCAActttaatacatttttattgGTTACTATTCagttcttacattttttttttttgaagaatattcaGTCCTTAcaatttattatacatttttaatcaaaaaattacttttagtAGTTTTAGTTGAGTTTATTTAAGcttttaaaatcaatcataattaaaaaaaaaaaatgttttcctTATTAAAATTAGAAGCTGATTTTAGtagcttttgaaaaagaaaaaaagattttgatgAAAGTGGTAAATGAAAgagaatattaatttataagtaATAATCCACATTAAAATCTCTAAAAGtaattttatgagtattttatctaataatcattgttattttattcttaaaCAAGCAGACCTAATATCTTCCTTGGGAAGAGCTTGACTTTTAAATGACAAGTTTTTCCATTTACATGAATTGAAATTTCCTTGAAATTTTACTTGTAAAATTCAACTAGtgttcaaacaattttttttatggataggGAAATATATTGATTTAAAAGTGATGCACTTAATATAAAACTAAAGGATAACTGAAAAGCAAATgaaaaagcaaataataatgttatgttgaaaattgaaattcatgTTAGGACAATTTCTTTATGTCAATGTGACACTCATAATGAGATTCAGTATTAGTTTACATTGTTTTCGTTTTAATACCAGTTTCTAAAAgtgattgatttttcttaacACTCTCTGCACAGACCATAAAATTCTTGCTTTCGCTTCCCCAAATGAGAACAGCAGCAAACACTTTGAATAACAAGGGTCTCACACCTTTGGATATATTGAACAAACACTCTCAAGCAGATTTCATTGACATTGCAATCCAATACATTTTAATTGAAGCAGGGGTTCAAAAAACTTGTACAAATGCACATGCTAGTAGTACTAATGAACCACATCAATCCAATACATTGAAAAATTGGGagaattttttgtcaaaatacaTACAACATCAAGGTAATTGGATAGAAGAGACACGTGGCACATCAATGATTGCAGCAACCATGACATTTCAATCAGCATTGAACCCCCCAGGTGGAGTTTGGCAAGAGAATACACTTGCACTACTTATCATAATGTGGATGTTAACTGTTGCAATGACCATTGCGGTTACTTTTATGATGCTTACTTATTTGTGGGCCATTGGATTGGTTACACCtgatcatattatttattatgatgCTTATAGGTTAGGGTTTCTATTAGGTGGTGCTTGGGGTGTTATATTTCTTGTTCTTGCTTTGATTCAAATTGTAAggtttattttttggataaagCAGCAGCAGCTCCACAGATaagcttatttatatataaattgtGGTTCGTGATTGCAGATGTGGCTTCAATATCAAGACTCACAACTGCAATcacaattttgaaaattggtTTGGGAAGGTATTTTGTATTCTCTGATTgagaaaaaatataactttgtctttgtctttctatcatgtgcacaGGAAACATCCATCATTTAAAGGGTGTAATACCACATAGTTACTTTatgccaaaaagaaaaaagaaaatatttttcctttctatTATATATACGTAGCTTGTATGTTTGATTTCACTGTAGAAACTTCCAAGTGATTTCATAAACATTGTAATTTCATGCTCAAAAGGCGTGATTAGAAGATTAAATATTCCTCCACAAGTCTTAACTTCATTTAGACAAGTTAACGATAAGGACTGAAATTGGtgaagaaatataaatatagggcaaaaatttgaattaaatttttgaGTTAACTAAAAATAGaagttcatttatttaaatggATGAAAAACATggttaactcaaaaataaatcaaacggtgaagaaaatgataaaagacACAAAATAAAGTACTATGATTTGTgctaataaaaaatcaaattattagatATGTGTTATCTAATTTATGCAAATCGCATCCATCTTCAACACATTTAGGAATTTTAGATATCGGTGACCGTTCAATCAAGATCAGACAGTTCAAATTTAACTtcgatattttaaattataaaatcaaaatcagccTTTTTTAGATCTTCCAATCTTGATTAAACGGTTAGCGATGTTCCAAATGTGTGTATACATAATCCCCTATACCACTCTTAATTGTCAAAAACTCATTGTTGGCTAGCCGGCTGTGACCTTAAATATCATCAAACTTTTTCTTGTTACTCCTTTCTACATACTCATTGGTTTTATCAATCCATATTTGTTGAAGTATAAATCTCTTGAAGTATAATTTCATTAACTTGTCAGAGAGTTGAAGTAAATCATATCACTTGGCTTAGCTTCCAATAACCCTTAAATGGAGATTTCTATAATGAGAAACCTCTATGATGCATCATTAAAAGGATGTGTAAGTAGCTTAAAAGCACTTATCCAAAAAGACCCTCTAATTCTAAGTAGAGTTTCACTCTATCCATTCTCTGAAACCCCATTACACATAGCTTCTTTACTTGGACATTTAGAATTATGTCAAATTCTTCTTGACATAAATCCCAACTTAGCAGCTGAAGTGAACTCAGAAGGACATTGCGCTCTTCATCTAGCTTCTGCAAAAGGGCACATTGAAATAGTGAAAGCTTTGTTGTTAACAGATCAAGAAACTTGCTTGATTCGCGACAAAGATGACAAACTTCCTCTCCATTTTGCTGTAATGAGAGGACATGTAGGAACCATCAAGGAGTTGATAAGTGCAATGTCGGAAACAGAAACTATTAGGGTGATGGCTGAGATTGATGATCACGGTTCCATTTTGCACTTGTGTGTTTTCTATAATCACCTAGAGGCATTGAAAATCCTAGTTGAATCAATGAGAGGAAacattgatcaatttttgtcttCTAAAGACAAAGAGGGTAACAATATTTTGGATTTAGCTGTCAAACGAGGACAAATTAAGGTAATGTTTCTTCGACAACAGATAAATTTAGGATTTGTTCactttctaaaaatattttcaatttacatTCTAAAAATCTGAAATCATTTTAAACTGCTAACAAATTAAGTagaatgctttttttttttttttttttaaataatgaaaacaatgttttaaaattttcaaaaattataaaagaaaatggcAGGGAAAATACTGAATCTTGTTTTGAGCCCTTGAAACCTTTTCATATGAATAATTGGATTAAACATTAGTAACAACTTTTATATAACTTTGCAGATCATTAAGTACTTGCTCTCACTATCTGAAATGAGTGAGACAATAAATACTTCCAAAACAGAAGCTTTAAGAGCTTTATATATGTTAGAGCATAGTCCAAGAGATTTTAGTAGTCACACAATTCAACACATTTTGACTGAAGAAAGAGCTCAAACATCTACAAATATAGTTATTGGACAACAAGATCATGTAAACTCACCAAGCAATGATCCTCAACAGTTACTAGAACAACAGTCACAAATCAATGGTCATGAACAGTCACAAACTCCATCACCAAACAATGatccaccacaaaatcaacaaccaTCACAAAACATTGACCCTCCACAACCACCACAATCTTCACCAATAAATGATCCTCAAGTACAACTAGTACAATCACCGATTAGTCATCCTCTACAACTAACAAATCATTCACCACCCAACAGTCCCTCACAACCACCATCTCACAATCCCTCACCAACCAATGAGCCTCAACATCCACAATCACCATCACCACACAATGATCCTACACAAGAAATTACACATTCATCACCAGGCCTCAATCCTCTACCACCACCACCGCCATTCTCACCAAGTGACGACCCTTCACCAACACCAAGCATAGCTAATGAACAACATGAACACAATAGATGGGACAGGGTTGAGAGTTTCTGCAATAAATACCTGATAAACCAAGGTTATTGGATAGATAAAAAGACAAGAGAACAATTAATGGTAGCAGCAACTGTGATTGCAACTATGACTTTTCAGTCAGTAATTAGTCCACCGGGCGGTGTTTGGCAAGAAGATACAACAAAAGGTGGTTACGCTTGTCCTGATTATGGTTTTTGTGAAGCAGGAACTGCGGTTGTAGGATATGTTTGGTCACCAGATTATcttaaattcattttcttcaactctGCTTCTTTCTTTGCATCACTATGTGTGCTTTTGGTTCTCGTAAGCGGATTTCCTCTTCATAATAAGTTTATAGTGTGGGTTTTGGCGGTTTTGATGATAGTTGCAATCACATGTATGTTGCTTACATACATGTGGGCGTTGGGATTAGTTAGTCCTAATCACATTTTCTATAGAATTCGTGATTTAGGTTTTATCTTGGTTGGAATTTGGTCTTTCTtactttttgttgtttgtttgattcaaATAGCTAGAATTGTGTTTTGGGTTAGGTCTAAACGCAGGTCCTCGTCGAGGTCCTCGTCCTCCACAGATGTTGCGCTTTGAAATATTTCTACTATAGTTTAATAATAATGCAGAGATGGTGTTGATCCATTTTCTGGTTTGCTTCTTCATATAAtctaatttatcaaaaatatattttcagtaGTTGCATAGCTATTATTGTTTTACTAAAACAGGATTTAAATCTCACAAACTTTGTCTAATAATGACGCTCTCAAATAGAATTCGTTGTGAGAAGTAATTGTTAATGACAAAATCAAGTTATTGTTATTATTCTACTTCTAATGAAGCATTTTCCAGGCATTCTCCATACATTAACTAAGTTGATATCTACATATAGTAGTAGTTTGAGAGCATTTTCTAGCATCATCCTTGCTACAAGCCTACAACCAGACCTTCTAAAAACTAGTTTCTACAACACCTGATTTAGTCTCTAGCATTTGGTTGTGCCAACTGTAATAGTTTGCTAAGACTAGTAAAATCAGAGACAAGCTTCTCTG containing:
- the LOC11419484 gene encoding transcription factor PIF1 isoform X1 → MNNYCVSYFQSQMDQQRLPRPKKPIIADDEIMELLWQNGQVVTQRPNHRHAKKPPSCQETTRGGGASPVENYNQYLFMQENEMASWLHYDDSPFDRTFSTDYLNTPPATANNNSSIQTPTSVVPSRPPIPPPRRMGHVQPETPNFAKHGVMNTAVRESTVVDSCDTPAVMPAAFSETVKSLADQTEGDTEVAVVSTTFDEPGGSSSSEEPEPVGKVAEQDRKRKGIEAEEWEYQSEDVDFESAEAKKNISGSSTKRSRAAEVHNLSERRRRDRINEKMKALQELIPRSNKSDKASMLDEAIDYLKSLQLQVQRVQLMQMMSMGCGMVPMMFPGIQQYMPTVGMGMGMGMEMGINRPVMPFPNMLSGSALPAAANLGPRFAMPPFHMPHVPTPGSSRMQAANQVDNNVITSAGTHDSNQSRTPNFSDSYQQYLGPHQMQFQLMQNQAMNQPNVSRPLEKPETRQSGDK
- the LOC11419484 gene encoding transcription factor PIF1 isoform X2, translated to MNNYCVSYFQSQMDQQRLPRPKKPIIADDEIMELLWQNGQVVTQRPNHRHAKKPPSCQETTRGGGASPVENYNQYLFMQENEMASWLHYDDSPFDRTFSTDYLNTPPATANNNSSIQTPTSVVPSRPPIPPPRRMGHVQPETPNFAKHGVMNTAVRESTVVDSCDTPAVMPAAFSETVKSLADQTEGDTEVAVVSTTFDEPGGSSSSEEPEPVGKVAEQDRKRKGIEAEEWEYQSEDVDFESAEAKKNISGSSTKRSRAAEVHNLSERRRRDRINEKMKALQELIPRSNKSDKASMLDEAIDYLKSLQLQVQMMSMGCGMVPMMFPGIQQYMPTVGMGMGMGMEMGINRPVMPFPNMLSGSALPAAANLGPRFAMPPFHMPHVPTPGSSRMQAANQVDNNVITSAGTHDSNQSRTPNFSDSYQQYLGPHQMQFQLMQNQAMNQPNVSRPLEKPETRQSGDK